The Helianthus annuus cultivar XRQ/B chromosome 16, HanXRQr2.0-SUNRISE, whole genome shotgun sequence genome includes a window with the following:
- the LOC110942689 gene encoding RING-H2 finger protein ATL67-like codes for MSCSYAVVDRVSRTFVIVNATTADHVDVLLELKPDSSVTVHNYNIEDIINRVLYDDGTPYRILRMAFTAINGSVVSARLFNGTETLEHSDLTAMDMASLILRCEFYYKDKSKFIEDAVKVSRLGKEKGCEEICAICHYEYQAEDMIGTIECKHSFHPQCIKEWLRRKENCPICRAHAVAI; via the coding sequence ATGTCTTGTTCGTACGCTGTCGTAGACCGAGTATCAAGGACTTTCGTAATCGTAAATGCAACAACTGCTGATCACGTGGATGTATTACTTGAGTTGAAGCCGGACTCATCGGTAACGGTCCATAATTACAATATTGAAGACATTATTAACAGGGTGTTGTACGATGATGGAACTCCTTATAGAATATTGAGAATGGCATTCACAGCTATCAACGGGTCTGTAGTGAGTGCTAGATTATTTAATGGAACCGAAACTCTTGAACACAGTGATCTAACAGCAATGGATATGGCAAGCCTTATATTGCGTTGTGAGTTTTATTATAAAGATAAGTCGAAGTTTATAGAAGACGCGGTGAAAGTAAGTAGATTGGGTAAAGAGAAAGGATGTGAAGAGATTTGTGCAATTTGTCATTATGAATACCAAGCGGAAGATATGATCGGAACAATAGAATGCAAACATAGTTTTCATCCGCAATGTATCAAGGAGTGGTTGAGGAGGAAGGAAAACTGTCCGATTTGCAGGGCTCATGCTGTGGCTATATGA